CTTGGTTCTTTGGATGATCCCGAATTGttttccttggcgttcaaaatgCCTTGTTTTTCACTTTTAACTTGTAAGAGCCAAAAATATCAACTCCGCGCAATATCATCTAATTAAAGTAAGTTATGCACGAAAGACAGACAAAATTGGTATCGATAAGCCCATTTATATACACTATCGAGGGCTTATCATGTTTACCAATATTTTATCTCATTTAATATGCTTTTCCTTGTGCCCAGGGCAACTTTAACAATGCAATTAATTGATGACTAgctttttcaacattttttattttgatctcAAATCCCAGACAGTTAATATTACCTTTTCAAATTGAACTTGGTACTCCTCTCCTTTTCGGGGACTTTTTGACAtggttattttttcttaaattttactAGATTTGAGTGAAATATCAAACATCATATGTTTCGTCCCAATgagaggaattaaaaaaatgtaaaaatttagactaaagttaaaaataattcatataagaagacaaaaagaccaaaaaaacatAGTACACTTTCAGTTTGTGTGAGGCTCACAGGTCACATGTCTTGTGAAGGAACATgtgtatgtgtttgtgtgtggttataGAATTGTTTTTGGACAACTTTGctgtcattttttgatttttttggtcgtCTTATATGagcttttttcaactttggtctatatttttatacctCACctatttctctcatcgagacgaaaaCTATTATGCAAAAACTTGACCCAAATATAGtaaaaattaagggaaaaaaaaagatggtgtCAAAAGTTCGAGGAAAGTTTGGCTAAAGGGCCCTTTGACGATTTAGGATGAGTTGCGTACATTGAAACTGAGGATAGTGTTGTGCACACTTGCTCAGTAAAGTGTCATCAAAGTAGGTAATAAAAAACCAATTTGTATCAGCATCTACCCATACCCAATAATATTAATGGTAATACtacttttgtttggttttcctaATGGAAGAAGAGATTGTACTGCATTAAATACTTGAGTTGTCTTTGGTTCATAAGTATGCACAACAACGTTAAATGGAAGAAGATCTTCAAAATCCATGGCTGATCTTGTGCCCGAATCAGGCCAATATGCACATTCAATACATAGGGATATCAATAGATTAGGGATAATCCAAGGACTTCAACGTAGTTTGGTGGACGCATTTATTTCTTGTAGTTGGCTTATTAATTTGTGTTGTTGGTGGATAAGTATTATTTTCGTTGAAACGTTATATTTTTCCaaattcgtctcgacaagacaaACAATACTCCATTCAGACCATTGTGTAAAAATTTGGATTGAATTtgaacaaagttcaaaaaagatgaaaagaagtaaaaataaaaaatactagtatCTCTTTTGACTTATTTTAGTCTTCACTGAAATTTAAATtaaacttttgattatttaccttttccatccaaaactcattaaacttttaaaaatagaaaaatacaatcaaaattaaatcaaactATTGCAAACCTGGCCTTGCACATGAATGCCTCTATtttaccaaaaaccaaaagttgaTAAATCAAACATTTGGACAATGCAAAATGGACATTCATGATTCATGCTATTGTAACCATGTGCTATCTCGATCATCGACATAAAAAGTAAATAAACGTCTCCCACATTGTATAGGTCCGCACTAATTAAGTTCTACTTCGGTGATCAGAGTCGTTCCTTTTGTAAGGCTTGTTAAAATCTAACTATTTTTCTAGAAAATCAACTTAATCAACCGGTAATACTTGTTTTACCTTCAACAACTTTTGGTGTAGAACTTGATCGAGAGTTGAATGATTTAATCAAGCAGTAATTTACACATTCGATCGAGATGATTTTCTTTAAGGAATGGTTTCGTACGTAGCTGATTGATTAGGTGGGTGAATAAAATACTCCCACCTCCCCTTTTTAAAAATAGTGTAGCCAAAGCatttgggttaaaaaaatatatgctaattttgtaaaaaaaataaattaaaaagcaGAGGCATGGATAGCAGGCACGTGAAGCAGATGTTTGGACCGTGGCTCGTAATGGGGAACCGTAGGCGCACCCATGAAAACAACGTTGGGCGTGGACGGAAGCCAAACTCGGTAACACGGTACTTTGACTTTCCCCATCACTTTCCTCtgcttttgacttttaaaaTGCATGAATTTTTGATCCAACTGCTCAAAAACGTGGACTCAGGATCCTCTGTCCCAAATCCGAGATGCTTTTGGGGGAGCTTGGTGTTGCTTATAGGGacaatatatatgaaaaattaaggtgtttggatcgagcacctacgcaCATCGGATATCATTAATTCTCGTGAGgcccactctttttttctttttttaaatttttgaatgactcggatcagccgtccggtggtcgAAGTGGACCCGCACGACCGTCGGTGGCTCTTGTCAGTGTGCCTCGTTGGTTTCCGTAGCACTCTCCTATTAAAGTCTCATAAATCTTATCTGATTTTTTAGAAGTTAGCTCGACAAACAAATCTTATAAATTTCTTGTATGTAGTCATAAGTTAATGTAGCCAATTCCAATATGGACTTTCGGAAATGGTTTATCTGCAGTTCAAGTTTGAATTGCACTCATGTAATCTAAGTGATTGTAACTGTCGGTTAGCATTTTTAATGATCTATATTTGTTTCGAtattttaccaataaaaatatacttttgccgGTAAAAGTATTCAACAGAACAATTAATTGGTACAAGTTTCTTTGCAGTGATCTTTTAGCGGATTTTTTTTCAACTAAaaggggtggaggaggaggaggaggaggcggcggcggcTATCAAGGTAGTTACCTCCTCAATGTGACTACAAATAGACTTTCGGCAGATCTCGGAAAGAAGTCAGTTGAACAATCATCAACGAATATCCTATCATCCCATCAAGACACCGGCACGATTAAATATCTCTCACACCATGGCCCTGttcttcttagttttttttttttttttgggtacttttttttgtcttatccttattcgaattttttttttccgcatttgttagttttgcgcctagcgtttgtgaattattgattcgtctcgaagaaaaatcgaaaaatcgaaaaagtttttacccaaatatttttgaaaatatccaatatgaagccccaaaagccgattttttgaattttatcttggatattttcaaaaataattgggtagaagtaaatttttttacttttttttattcatcttgTTGAgtcgaataaataattcataataAACGCGAAAAACCCccgaataaagacaaaataagagaAACAACTTccccccaaaataaaaaaaccttcGGAGAACAAGGCCTACATTTGATTCAGGACTAGTACCGCAAGCAAATTTGATCCTGCAACAATGTGAGAATAATTGGAGGACTCAAAACTCTTAAGATCTTTTAATAAATTCTCTAtatttatcttttttctctcattactTTTAGAGAATTGACTTCTACATTTCATTTTTTACCAcatacactcttttttttgtttttattcatgtgaatttatctttttaccctttcataagttcatttttttacacattaagagacaatagagtaaattcacaccaaataaagacaaaaaaaagagtgtgtgtTATAAAAAGGGAtgtgtagaagtcaatttcctacttttaaaaatctctctcaaaattcaaaccgaacaaggtcaagtaccaaaaatacaaacaaacaaaaaagaacgaCTCCTTTCCATCTGTTTTTTTGCTAGTACTTGAGTGGCATCAATGCTGTGAGTAGGATTTTTTTCAGACACCTGCGACAGTGTAGATTAGATCTCTTATCCCCGACACACACCGGTCAACTCTTCTCTACTGAACGGAGCGTGTGCTTTAACCCTCCTCCGTCCAAGCCCAAAATTTTAGTCGGCTCCGACCAACCAACACCTATCTCTCAAAATAGAACATGAGTAACATATGGTGCAGCAAAAAGCAAGCCAAAAGGAAAGTTGAATTTGCACTCACCACAAAATCACAATactacaaaaattttaaaaaaactagtCTAAATGCACTCATTTCACGACTCACCTCACGAAACCACCTATGACTGTACAAATCACCACTCCCACTCGTCCACATTCGATACGTATACATAAAACGGCTCCGATCGCGCACTACACCCCTCGCTACTGCGGGTTCCCGTGTCCTATATAAATATACATACACCTCCTGACCACTTGAACAAGAAAAGGAATACAACACCAGCTACTACATCTTCTTCATGTACTATTAACATCAGCCTACTCATTTTCATTCTCTGCCTTTCTCAATCAACCAATCAGAAACaaaatactagtactagtatAATACCGGTCGAAAGCCTTCATTGCAGAGTcctctgaaaaaaaaaatggcatccGCTTCTCTAGCTTTCCCTTCTCTCCACCTCCAATTCCCTTCACAAAGATCACCAAACTTAACATCACGCCACCCCACCCACCGCCTCATCATCCGTGCTTCCGTCTCATCGGAAAAACCATCTGCCCTGCCGCCGCTGTCTACGGCGGCGAAGGCTGAAAAACCCACAAGCCtcccgatccgaaaaatcccgGGTAACTACGGGCTCCCCTTGATCGGCCCCCTCAGAGACCGGCTCGACTACTTCTACAACCAGGGCCGCGACGACTACTTCAAGTCCCGCATCCAGAAGTACCAGTCCACCGTGTTCCGGGCCAACATGCCGCCGGGCCCCTTCATCTCCGCCAACCCGAacgtcgtcgtcctcctcgaCGGCAAGAGCTTCCCCGTCCTCTTCGACGTCACCAAGGTCGAGAAGAAGGACCTCTTCACTGGCACCTACATGCCCTCCGTCGACCTCACCGGCGGCTACCGCGTCCTCTCCTACCTCGACCCCTCCGAGCCCTCCCACGGCAAGCTCAAGCGCCTCATGTTCTTCCTCCTCAAGTCCAGCCGCGACCGCGTCATACCCGAGTTCCACGACGCCTACACCGCGCTCTTCGAGACCCTCGAATCCGATCTGGCTGAGAAGGGCAAGTCCAGCTTCGGCGACGCCAACGACCAGGCCGCGTTCAATTTCCTCGCCGGATCCTTATACGGGACTAACCCCGCCGACACCCCGTTGAAAACGGACGGTCCTAAACTGGTTACCAAGTGGGTTTTGTTCCAGATAGGCCCGGTACTGACCCTCGGCTTACCGAAACTAATCGAAGAACTCACCGTCCACAGCTTCCGCCTCCCTCCCTTCCTCGTCAAAAACGACTACAAACGACTCTACGATTTCTTCTACAACGCGTCAACGCCAATCCTCGACGAAGCCGAACGGATCGGGGTTTCGCGCGACGAGGCCTGTCACAATTTGTTATTCGCAACGTGTTTTAATTCCTTCGGAGGTATGAAGTTATTCTTCCCCAACATGATGAAGTGGATCGGGAGGGCCGGGGTGAAGCTGCACACGGAGTTGGCGCAGGAGATCAGGTCGGTCGTGCGGTCCAACGGCGGGGAGGTGACGATGGGGTCGATGGAGAAGATGGAGCTGATGAAATCGGTGGTGTACGAGTCGCTGCGGATTGAGCCCCCCGTGCCGCTGCAGTTCGGGCGGGCGAAGCGGGACATGGTGATCGAGAGCCACGACGCGGCGTTCGAGGTGAGGGAAGGGGAGATGCTGTTCGGGTTCCAGCCGTTCGCGACCAAGGACCCGAAGATCTTCGAGAGGTCCGAGGAGTTCGTGCCGGGCCGGTTCGTCGGGGAGGAGGGGGAGAGGCTGCTGAGGCACGTGCTGTGGAGCAACGGGCCGGAGACGGAGAGCCCGACGACGGGGAACAAGCAGTGCGCCGGGAAGGATTTCGTGGTGCTGATGTCGAGGCTGCTCGTGGTGGAGTTCTTCCTGAGGTATGATTCGTTCGAGATTGAGGTTGGGAAGTCGCCGTTGGGGGCAAAAGTCACCGTCACGTCGTTGAAGAGAGCTTCTTTCTGAGAGTCGGTggctgtttttttgtttaaaatttttttattttatttttttgctttttttcgCTTTTGGGTTTTGTAGTAACGGCGGTGCAGGGAAAGTTACTTGCACCGGGAGCATCGCTGCGTGTTGCTCTCTGGGCCTGACGCTCCCAGTGCTCTCCGGGCCTGTTTTTTACTGCACATTTATGGCAATAGTCCAGGAGCACCAGATGATCACTTGCGGTGAACGGTGTTGCTGTCGTGTGATCTAGGTTTTGGAGTAATGTGAAGGGTTAGTTTGGTAAAAATGAAGTTAGAGTGGGTTGGATCAGGTGTGGGATATGAGAAATGTAGTTTTGGGGGTGGTGGacctggtggtggtggtggtcccaaattggaaaattctaacaaaggtaataaaaaagttttttttttctagtatCTAACAGTAAAgcatttcattttcaatcacCCGAAAAGCAAAAGACACGAGTTATTACGAAAAACACACCGATTTAACAGGCTTAAAGACACGCTGCCGAAGCAAACCACCACAAagtaatgaaatgaaaaaggTTAATGATTGGGATTTGAATCTTTCGCGTACCAGAGAATGCTATGGTCCCCATAGAATAGTTCTTGAAAGCTTTTTCGAATTTAGCAGGGAAGTGTGATCCACTTGTGTACCCGGTATATTTTTAGTAGTCAGATCACATGTTAAATACTAGAATTCGCCTTTCAATGGTCATTTTTAAAAGCAATGACCAGTCCAAGCCTTTTCCAACACATGCCCGCCCGTTCACAAGATTTGACCCGATTCCAACTTCATTTCCCAAATGTTCACTCCTCCCAAGGCTGGTCCCTCTTTTAGTAGACTCATCTATGAATATATACATGGAGAAATGAAAGCAAAGCTCTTTCTTTCACGGCTAACCCAAGAAGTTTCTTAACGTTGATACTTTGTGTTTCGTCGAGCCCTGAGCTTGCGGTCCTCCTTTGATTGTGGATTCAATCGGATGAATGTGTCAAGTCAAGTCAGCGTACATAGCACCAAGGATGATGCATCGCCTATTTCTTGTTATCGCCATAGCAACACTTTTAAGAACCCGCAAAAATTTCAACAGTGTCCTACAACCAATTTGTTTCTCTGCCTGAAATGATCCGGATAAGCTGTGATTGGCCCCAAGCTAAATTCATTTTCCAGTTACCAAAGTTGATGGCTCCCCCTCTGGTAACTCCAAGTTGGGGATTGCATTGTATTGGAGTTCAACTTGAAATACTTCAGAAAACTCCTTGACCAAGGATTTGTGAGTGATATCAAGCAATTTGCTATCATCATTACGATGCATTCCAGATTGTTTGGACAACAAATGTTCTCGAAGCAATCCCTTTATGCTTCCAACGCGACGATCACATATCCCACATGGAACTATCCTTTGAAAGGGAGCTAGATCAATGTTGACGTTCAGTGCTAAGCCATGATATGCTATCCATTGCGATACTCGTATCCCAATAGCTGCTAATTTTCTGATCTCCTGAAAGAATCCAACTAATTAGACTCCTAAAGCTTACTTTATTTTTCgagaaaccaaaaaagaagGCATATACTACTACTGTATGGAGCACTATTGGTAAAAGTGTGATAAAATGCAATTATTAGTCAGAAAAAATGCATAGATCGAGATGAAGGATGCCATGTAGCTGATCTTCCTCAAAACACAACAGTCATCTTCTAAGATTTCGCAGGATAATGGACTTCTCTATGCATTTTGAACAAGGATCTTAACTTGTACTACAGACTATATCCAAAAGAATCACCAATTTTCACCTATTATCTGCAGTATGTTGTGTGACATGAGTCCGTATTATATGCACAAAGACTCTATATTGGCTAGACAAACTACAAAATTTTGATATTATTAACGTAGAGATGTTATTCATGATCACAGGATTGTAGAAACAACTGATGAACTTTTTCCCTCAAGAAAGAGGTAAGATCTATACAAATAACCAAATAATTGCTATGCTGCTTAAAAATAACCCAATTGTTGCTATGTCTGACCAGATTAGAAGAGCAGAAAGGAGCCAAAAGATTCTACGCATAAGCTTCTCTTTCTTTAAATTTTATGTTATTCTCAGATATTTCTCGGGGCATAATTGGCGCCCTGACCTATTCCGTCCTGAATACATGCAAGACAAATGAACATGAAATTGAACTCTCTTCTTCACAATTATCTATTTTTTGAAGCTTGAGGGAGAGAAATGAGGATTAATGGAGGGAAGCTCGAATCCCATAAGACCTACTTTTGAATAGATTTTTGAACCCCATCGCCTCTTGGATACCAAAGTTAGCGAGTGGTAAGTTTCCACTTTTGGCTGGAGTATGCAAGACGGATATCAATGTATAGTACTATTTTTGAGGCACAAGTACATCAACAAGCGTAAAAGATAATCtatgctttcctttctcttcacTTGTCTCAaccaaagaagagaaaggagatTGTGTTTCTTACACTTCTCTCCAACTTTCACGCCCTTTCTCTCCTAGCAAACATAAAACAAGATATCCTAATTATTTCACCTTTAAAACTAAAGCAAGAACTAAATTACCAAGGATTTGTAACTCACCTACCCAAACACCAGTCATACCCTCGATCCGGGAAGCCTTGATagaaaatgttgaaaaaagAACACGAATGACCACCTCTTCAAGTGCCCTAAAGTACCAATGAAGATCCATCTTGTGGTAGCGGAGATTGAGAATGGGGTACATTACTAGCTACGCTACAAAACGAATGTGCAAAATGTTAAGCACTAGATAGTAGATACAGCAAGAAGGGCTTCACTAACTAATTGACAGTATTTAACCAATCTTAGCATTATGCATGGTAGCGTTTCCAATTTGATCGTGGAAAGTATATGATGACAAAATAGCATTTTGTTTGAAGTTTTCATCTCCTACTAAAGTTGAGCGGCATGATATTGTTCCGCCCATTGACATTAAGGGTGTGTTTAGGGTCGAATAAGGATTTTCTACAAGTTAGGGCTCCAACGAGCAGTTTTACAATCACAAAATCACCTTATTGGACTACCAAATTGAGCTTTGGAATAGATGGAGGTGGTTTTGGAGCAACAAGATGAGAGCAATTGGATTTACTGAGGAGAAGGAGCTGTTAATCTTGTCCTTGCTTACCTCATGTTTCTGAAACTGGGGATGGCCATTCATCTCTAACCTCGGACGACTGCCGTCTGTGGAAAGAAACTCAAGACCTTGTTTCAGCCCCAAAAAGGGAAATTGCAGAGCAACTAAATGTGCAGCATGCAATCTCCCCAATATTAGGATCTGGACAtgttgctgttcaaaaaaaaggatCTGGACATGTTGATGCGGGGACATGTGTCCATGTATCCAGGGATTTTCTGAAGTCAGTTGAAAAGAATGGCCTTTGTGAACATGGCGAGTTGATGCTGCCAACGCCAACACCATTAGTAATGTTGCACTTCTTATATCTGATCATTCAGTTTTTCCCCGTGGTATCGTTAAGGAGGAAGTCTGCCTATGTCTTGAGATAAAGCCAAATGTGGCTTTCTTCCATTTTCGAGACTATATCTGAGGGAAGTGCCATTAACAAAAGAACAAGCCACTTCAAAATGCACCACCCATTGAAATTGCGTGAGAGAGAGGTCCATAAATAAATGATTTTGATCCACTTGACATGCTCTCTGGATCCAAGGACAGAGTACATAAAGCAATCAAGGCTCTCTTTGTTACTCCTCAAACAACTTCCGTGTTTTCTTGAATGGTTCCCGAATATATGGAGGCTTTTTTTCAGCCCTCTTCAGTCTTCACCCTTCATTGGTCCTTGCTTCAATAGTGAGGGCAAGGAGTTAGAAGTCTGGCTGAGGGTTGTGCCGAAATTGTCTTTGGAAAATCAGTCGCAATATTCGATTATTTACatctccctcttctctctcattcGGCATGAGTCGCATGGCATATATTTCCTATTTTACGCCTATATATTAATTTCATTATAGCTTATAGAACTTAAATTAGTTGGTGGCTCCATTCTTCCTATCGTTTTGTGAGGCCTTAAGATACTGATATTGATCTTGTAGTTATTTTCTCATGGTTTATTTTCATGAATATTGGCTACAAGTACGTGAGTGGGTAGGACACTTCTTTGCCAGTTCCATCCCTAGACACATAGGAGTTTCCATGGGAAAGGATTTCAACTTTAATTCGGGATATTAAGTGCTTAAGACTGGAAAAACctcaatattttctctctccttttagTAACGacaattccccccccccccccccccccccccccgatatTATTAATTCATTAGTATGGAGGGCAAAACAGAATTGGAGTTTGTTAATGCCTCCCTACTTTCACGAGGCGCTGAATCTTTTCTATTCGGCTGTCGCTAAAACCACAAAGAACTATACCTCAAGGTTTATGGAATGGTAAGACACAATGGAACCTATTTGTAGATgccaatttattttttcaactcTACAGCCTGCCGCTCCTCTCTGACCACCATTGTAGTTGCACACTCTTTTCAGTTAAAACCACCTGAAATTCGTCGATTTCAGCTTCCAAGTCAAAATAACTAGCCAACcaatcaagtttaaaaattcttccCGTATGCCACATCTCCTTTCCTTTTAGGCATTTTGATTGTTTGAGGTGCATACGAAATAAGACTGTAAATAGGTGTTACTAAATGACTCAAGGGGAATTAAGTTAACCAATTACAGTTTTATCTTCTTACTGCAGTTACGGGGGCTTAATAGAAGACACAAGGAGAAAAAGACATATCAGACTCTTCCTCTGCAACAAGGAAAGTGACTTCTCAACTAGTTGACTCCCTTTCCTTCTTGAACCCATAAGCCCTATTTACTCAAATAGCTGGATTATTGAGTAACCTTGTGGAAGTGTTGGGTGATACTAATCAGCAAGAAGATTCATTTACCCTTTTGCTGGTGAAacttatcagaaaaaaaaaaggaagacgtGAGGAATGGGACAAAGCCAAATATGAGCCCAGGTTTTGCACATTTACACAATGTTTGGAGTGTGTCGCATTTGTGCCACCATGGCTTATCCAATCAATGATATGGTGCTGATAAGCCCTACCCGGCTACCACCACATCAACTTGATACAATGAGCAACTTATAAACCTATACCAATGAAATGGCATCCTAAGCTATGTTCTctaagaaaatattttcaaaatgtgCTTATAATCCCTCGTTTCTTTGCCATTTCAAATGGTAACGGATAATGGTGGTGCCCTCTTATTCGACAAAAGCCATCCAAACATCGATTTGGTTGCAAGTTCGCGCATGACCTAGTTCAATCAAATAGAAAACTTCATTGTATTATGTCTTCACCCATCCAAACCTACTTTATCTAAACCCTAGAGTGAAGGTTTAGGACAATGCACTACACGAGTAAATTCCATAGTGCTCAAGATTCTACACCCTTCTCTCTTGAGTCTCCTCGATATTTATCAGCTCATACCTCTTTGTGTCGGTATTGTGGAATTCAAAGGAAAGCCTGTGATAGTATAGAAAGAAGTATCAATAGTGGGAAAGGAGAGAGATTTACCAGTTCTGGTGACCTtgttcatgagagagagagagagagagagagagatggggttaATGTCGCGAAGCTGAAGCACGATTTGGATCGTTTTCACTCGTTCCATTACAAACACGCGTTTAAGAGACACGAGGTAACATAAAACGATGCTGCCCACGTTTCACAGAGACTTCGCATGTACATTAAAACGACGTCGCAGCCAATGGAGTTGGGACTGCAGCGTGTAATTGGTAAATTTCGAACTCATACCGAGTTTATTTCTAGATCGAAACTGTTTAAGTTGTAGAACTTATCACCAAGATGAATATTGTGAAATATTATGTTAATCGGATATCGATTGATACATAATTAGAGGTGATTTTgatgaatttatttttatgaaaatagatttggGCATATTGGATGAAAACCATATTTCAGGGCGACTGGAACCGTTACACACTTGCGTTTAAGAGGGGTGTGCGAACTATTTGCAACTACAAATTTTCTATACTTAGCTTATTCTAAGCATAATTCACAAATCTTATAACAATTTGTTATACGCAACCTAACAAATATCCATGAGCTTTCTAAAATACCCTTCCCACAGGCCACCAGTCGtcttcccccttctctctctccccgttcTGTCTTCTcttctcccccctctctccccGTTTTGTCTTCTCCCACcagtcaccaccaccaccaacacacaccaccaccacaccagtcatttttcttcttctcctacccagggccggcccaaggtatTTGGATGCTCTAGGCCAAGTGGTGGAATAGTGttctatataaattttttaatttaaaaacaataaacaaaaatacttttctatATATAATTTT
The sequence above is drawn from the Rhododendron vialii isolate Sample 1 chromosome 6a, ASM3025357v1 genome and encodes:
- the LOC131328291 gene encoding octanoyltransferase LIP2p, chloroplastic-like, translated to MVLALAASTRHVHKGHSFQLTSENPWIHGHMSPHQHVQILFFEQQHVQILILGRLHAAHLVALQFPFLGLKQGLEFLSTDGSRPRLEMNGHPQFQKHEVSKDKINSSFSSLVMYPILNLRYHKMDLHWYFRALEEVVIRVLFSTFSIKASRIEGMTGVWVGEKLAAIGIRVSQWIAYHGLALNVNIDLAPFQRIVPCGICDRRVGSIKGLLREHLLSKQSGMHRNDDSKLLDITHKSLVKEFSEVFQVELQYNAIPNLELPEGEPSTLVTGK
- the LOC131331106 gene encoding allene oxide synthase 1, chloroplastic, producing MASASLAFPSLHLQFPSQRSPNLTSRHPTHRLIIRASVSSEKPSALPPLSTAAKAEKPTSLPIRKIPGNYGLPLIGPLRDRLDYFYNQGRDDYFKSRIQKYQSTVFRANMPPGPFISANPNVVVLLDGKSFPVLFDVTKVEKKDLFTGTYMPSVDLTGGYRVLSYLDPSEPSHGKLKRLMFFLLKSSRDRVIPEFHDAYTALFETLESDLAEKGKSSFGDANDQAAFNFLAGSLYGTNPADTPLKTDGPKLVTKWVLFQIGPVLTLGLPKLIEELTVHSFRLPPFLVKNDYKRLYDFFYNASTPILDEAERIGVSRDEACHNLLFATCFNSFGGMKLFFPNMMKWIGRAGVKLHTELAQEIRSVVRSNGGEVTMGSMEKMELMKSVVYESLRIEPPVPLQFGRAKRDMVIESHDAAFEVREGEMLFGFQPFATKDPKIFERSEEFVPGRFVGEEGERLLRHVLWSNGPETESPTTGNKQCAGKDFVVLMSRLLVVEFFLRYDSFEIEVGKSPLGAKVTVTSLKRASF